The Bos taurus isolate L1 Dominette 01449 registration number 42190680 breed Hereford chromosome 18, ARS-UCD2.0, whole genome shotgun sequence genome has a window encoding:
- the THAP11 gene encoding THAP domain-containing protein 11, with protein MPGFTCCVPGCYNNSHRDKALHFYTFPKDAELRRLWLKNVSRAGVSGCFSTFQPTTGHRLCSVHFQGGRKTYTVRVPTIFPLRGVNERKVARRPAGAAAARRRQQQQQQQQQQQQQQQQQQPSPSASTAQTTQLQPNLVSASAAVLLTLQAAVDSSQAPGTVPPVPTTPTGEDVKPIDLTVQVEFAAAEGAAAAAAASELEAATAGLEAAECPMGPQLVVVGEEGFPDTGSDHSYSLSSGTTEEELLRKLNEQRDILALMEVKMKEMKGSIRHLRLTEAKLREELREKDRLLAMAVIRKKHGM; from the coding sequence ATGCCTGGATTTACGTGCTGCGTGCCGGGCTGCTACAACAACTCGCACCGGGACAAGGCGTTGCACTTCTACACGTTTCCCAAGGACGCTGAGCTGCGGCGCCTCTGGCTCAAGAATGTGTCCCGTGCCGGCGTCAGCGGGTGCTTCTCCACCTTCCAGCCCACCACGGGCCACCGTCTCTGCAGCGTTCACTTCCAGGGCGGCCGCAAAACCTACACTGTGCGAGTCCCCACCATCTTCCCACTGCGCGGCGTAAACGAGCGCAAAGTAGCACGCAGACCCGCGGGGGCCGCAGCCGCCCGCcgcaggcagcagcagcagcagcaacagcagcagcagcaacagcaacagcagcagcagcagccgtcgCCGTCCGCTTCCACTGCCCAGACCACTCAGCTGCAGCCTAACCTGGTATCTGCTTCTGCGGCTGTGCTCCTCACCCTTCAGGCCGCTGTAGACAGCAGCCAGGCTCCAGGAACCGTGCCGCCGGTGCCCACCACTCCCACGGGAGAAGACGTTAAGCCCATCGACCTGACGGTGCAAGTGGAGTTCGCGGCCGCAGAGggcgcagccgccgccgccgctgcgtCGGAGCTAGAGGCTGCTACAGCAGGGCTGGAGGCCGCCGAGTGCCCCATGGGCCCACAGTTGGTGGTGGTGGgcgaagagggcttccctgatactgGCTCCGACCACTCGTACTCGTTGTCGTCAGGCACCACGGAGGAGGAGCTCTTGCGCAAGCTGAACGAGCAGCGGGACATCCTGGCGCTAATGGAAGTGAAGATGAAAGAGATGAAGGGCAGCATTCGTCACCTGCGTCTCACCGAGGCCAAGCTCCGCGAAGAACTTCGCGAGAAGGATCGGCTGCTGGCCATGGCTGTCATCCGCAAGAAGCACGGAATGTAA